The genomic DNA GTATTGAGAACCAAAACATCAAAGCGATGGAGATACTGTCTCATGAAAGCGGGTGGACGGTCTAAATGCATGGCAACGTCGGTATGTTTGTCTGTGATGTTTAGGGGCACAAGATCACATAAACTAGCTGACCAATAATATAAGATGGTGGTATTAGTCTTGGTAAACCTGTAAGCCCAGCCATCAGGACGTATAGCTCCGCGGTGTTTTACAAGATCATACTCCCATCCCACATTTTGAACTTCTGGACTCTCTTCTCCACCAGTGGCCATACACATCAGAGATTGAAATTGTTGACGGCCCAATGAATCGCCAATGAATGCAATTGTTTTGTCCTTCATCCTACATGCCATGTTAGCATTAAACACTGCTCACAAACCAACATTTAAACCAATACTCACGTAGATTATATACACtttgagaaataaataagttcTCCACATTTACAAGAAATAAAGGTTCCACAGCATGTTGGAACCATGTTACTTccaataatcaacaacatcaaaccaAAATACTTCATAGCACGGTACCAGACAAAATTCGAATAAATATTACAGCAAGAAAATAATCCTGTTGAGAGGTGTTATTAACAACTagatcaaagaaaaagaaagaattatACCTACTTTCTCAAGAACTTAGATCGGTCAAACTCTTGCATATCACAATTCTTTGGCTGCCAGCGGTATCCctcaaatgaaaaatttggTCGTTGTGTCATTCTACATGACCACATTGATGATAACCACTGCTTACAGCCGAAACCAGAATAGAGCGGTCTCCTGCTATCTGCAACCCACTTACCCTTGGCGTAATCACAAGCTGCAAAGCATAAACCCAATCAAAATTAAACGCATCCTTCAAACTTCattgaagaatgaaaaaacagggTTTAAGCAAATTCAAACagggaaaaaatatataacatgcAGAGTATTTGCTAATTTTCTGGTTCGGTAGTAGTTGGAGCACTCTGGCCATTTTCCACGCACAGGGTCACTTGTTAGAACCTTAACTCTAGATTGCACTGATTGGCATGATGCTACTAAGTGGAGACTTCAACAGAAGTTCCTAAGTTTTCATAATAACAGTTCTAATTACGTAAATTGTATAATTTTCTATCACAAAGATTAATATTTGAAAGCAAACTTCTACTTCTAGGCTTAGGTTGCATGAATTCATGGAGATCAACTATGTAGTTTTCAAGCCATGCACATGATACTTGAAATAGTACCTCTTAGGTCTTATATAGTTGTGGCAATGGAAAGAAGAGAAACAAGTTGATCCCGTAAGACAATTTGTGATTCATGAGGAAACAACTAATTCAAAACGGCCAGCTCAAAGAGAAATCATAGTCAAGACATCAGAACGATTGAAGAGAAACTATCttctgttttcaatttttagGCACAATTAGAATATTAGAATATCTTTCTAATAATTTACACATTAATACAGAAAATACAGAAAGATATTCTAATAGGCACAAGCCACGGACAGTGAACCCGGTTTGGAGGGTTAAACCAGGAGAAACAAGAATCAGAGAGCTAGAGGTTGGTTATCAATTTCTTAAAGGGCTGTTGGGAGGTTAGGGAGTGAAGGGTCCATTTAAGGGCGTGTATGGTTATTGTGTGAACACGACTGAATAAAACCAGTTGTACAGCCCTTGCAAGATGTTTTACCACCTTTTGTTCCATTCAATCATATAATGATAAagcctcttttttttctttttccttcttctttggTTCCCAACATTAATATCTGCAACTTGAATGATATGTATGCaagtaataaaattgaaatgactAAAGAAAAAGATATCCAGTCAGAAATAGTTTGACAAAATGTGAACTGGAATCAATCAGCATGCTTATTAGCTCTAAGATGGATGAGTATACAAAAAAACTAGTTGCAGAAAACTTTAGTTAATAGAGATGCATATTGCATTTATGGAATAGCAAAAAATGCTGGCCGTGGagaaataaagaatgaaaaaaaaaatctacctTCATTTCTGGGAGAAGACTCCGaagattcttttttttgaaaaggagaCTCTGGAGATACTTTCTTTTTAAAAGGAGACTCCGGAGATTTTGGATGAGAATCTACAGCTGCTGCACCCTCGACACCAACTTgcaattttgtttcattttctgtCGGGGGGGTTAAGGATTTTTCCACAGCTTTTTTTGGCTTTGTAGTTCCCACTGAATCTATTGGGACCTCCGCAGGAAATTCTAAGCAGATGCATTgacagaaaaaattaaaaaaaaatcctcagCATAGTTAATGATGAAAAAATATCAGGTTAATGAAAACGTAATAAGAAAACACAAACATGAAATAGTTTCAAAATCAACAAGTaataatcaatcaatcaattataAACCGATTGAACTGTAAAAATCAAATCCTAAATGAGAGGTTGCATTAGGAACATTTATCGAGTCATTGACATACCAATAAATTGGGGATAATTTACCCCTATCAAAGAAAAATccccttttcttcatctttattcTTAAAATCAGTTACCATTTTCATCTCCGGTTTCCTATTATACTTGTATTGTGTAAACTACCAAACTGAGAAGCCAGTGACTATTATGAAAATACATGCATTCTTGTGTTTTGTGTATGTTCGATTTGTAATAAATAGCACTTCCCTACTTGATATACATCTCATTCGTTCAAGAATTAAAATCTACTTGTCATTAGGGGTAAATTACCAATGTATGTCTCACTgataagtttttcatttttgttcctTATATATTAAAAGTAAGATCTTCctaatctataaaaaataaaaaataaaaaaattatctactCTCTAAGCAGCTTTAATTCTAGTTGTTGCAAGAATAGTTAAAACAAAGCATAAATTGTTTCCAAACCTACAAGAAATTTGCATAAAGGAATACAAACCTGAAGGTATGTGATACCATTCATGAGCTGATCTCAAAGTGGAGGCTATTGGATTTGTTTCCCATGTCCACAATAATGTGCTAAAAAGAACGATAGCAACTAAGGCTACAGCCACAGAAACATGCCTCCCTCTGAAGCTATAACTATTTCCTCCTTTCATCTGCGCTTACACATTACAGCAAATACAGAACAAATCCGTCAAAGAATATCACTGGTAATTCTTCCTATTCGCAATTGCAATTCGTTGCTTTGCGTAGCTGAATCGAGTTGTGTTCTTTTAAACGCAGTTGCAGATCCAAAGGTGAAATTGCCCTTGAGCTTTGAAGGAGGAGGAGTACGAGAGAGGAGATGATGATGCTTTGTTCCTTTTCACTTCACCGCCGGGGATTCAATTAGAGGATAACACGTTTCACCTGCAAGGGGTATATTTGTCATGTGACGATATGATTAAGGGTGTTATCGTGATTTCGTAAGACGATGCATTAGGATTTAGTTAGCGTGACGATCTAAATGGAAACATTTGTTTTTGACGTGCATGTTAAGGGTTAAGAGCATAAGTTTGGATCATGAATGAAGCcatctttaattaatttcattaaataaagAAGAGGCTCGATTTTTAGTTTGGATCATGAGTTAGCGTCATGATTTATGAGAAGCGTGACAAATTAACATAgatgaggtttttttttatcataaatgaATTTACTCCTATATACTTcttccggtcacatttataacaaaaattaatttttttaggttcattgaataaataatgtattcGATCATAATTATAGCTCAAATAcgttaattattcaatgtatttaaatagttgttttttttacttataaatgtgactgaGGTAAGTATGTATAAAGAAATCAACttatgatttattaaaaaaaaatggttaatcgctcttaaaaaaaatcgttgaaATCGATCCTGTAATATACGTGAAGTTTAAAAATTgaccttgtaaaataaaaaatgcatattCTAATCTTGTAATttgatgttattattatttttactttataataTACATGAAGTCCAATAATAGGTTTAGATGTTGagttttttcatgattttttccaaaattgtttaagacattaaaatataattttacacaaaattattattttttgactaagaataatttaattataaatttttaaagcgacaaaaacaaaaacaaaaaaaaaaaattaacttatttgTCATCTTATGTAAGttctttttgacaaatttatcATGACTTTGGTAGCTTTTGCAACATTCACTGTTAAAGGTTTAAATTACTTCTAGTCTGTCCATTTCgacatttttaaacttttagtcCTTCTATATCTAAAACcacgatttttttttcatttattgtgTAGGTCAATATTGTTTGTGGTCCCACGAGATTAAGTGATGTGGCATCCTTGTTAATTACATGGTGTCAGTGTGTCGTTAGTGAGTTGGAAAAACTAGCATCCATgacattatttattaattaacattgttatgtacaaattaaaattttaaaaattaattgttaataaataacaaacacacatttatcACAAATGTGATCATCCCACTCCTTCACCCCTTACAAAAACTATGATTAGCACACTTGGTCGGAAAATATATCAAACCTAAAAAATGTGATCATCTTGAATAAGCCTTTAAGATTTCATCATCATAATCTTCATCAAACATTCAACTTCATCGTTAACTaggtttttcttaaaaaataaaaacttgtttCACCCCCCTTCCAAAAATGTGTTagcttaaacaaaaaaaaaccactcATTTACCTTTTCCGCTACTCCCATCTTCTTCGTCAGTGTCATTGCTCACAATCATCATTAAAACTAATTAGCAACTCTAAAAACACCAATATCATTTAGATGTTCAGAAACACTGAATCCCTAAAAAACAtggaattataaaatatttattaactCAATTCCTCTAGCCCTTTTCGCAAACTTGTTAACCCAAAtagaaaaatgagagaaaaaaaataaaaaaaataaatccgGTGCAAGCGACGACATTTTCACAGTGTGGCCACTGTTTCCTGCGACAACAATTGGTCAACTGATCTCCACAAGGAGGTTCGATGGCATGGTAGACCAATCCGTTTAATCCATTGATTCAACGTCGAAGCcattttcaacaacatcaagaACCATAACAAAATCTAAATAATTTAAGAGATGAAAGAGCTTCATGAAGACATGTGAAACAAAATTGTGGAAAGAAGGATAACTTGAAGCTCTTACGGCCCGTTGGGTGCACATGATAGGAAGACATAATAGGATAAAACTATCATATCCTGAGTCAATCCATTGTTTGATGCACCAACATAAAAGGAtaaattaaaccatttttcaatcCTATCATATTcaccctttattttttttatctttaatttttggTGGGTTAGCAACCTGATAGCATTGACTTATCATGCGCGCGTATCATCTGTTCCTCAAATACCTCCTTTGACTCCCAACCCTTGCACCTGCACCTGCTCTGCCTTTTTTTCCTCCTAAATAACCTATTCAATTTCAAAACGATAGCTTGTTTGTTCCAAAATTGTGTTTCAATATTGCTTTTCTCCTAATTTTGACATGCTTCtgcaaaggttttttttttcctctttcaattttttgggTTCTATTTCCAAATTCCATCCCAATCAATTATAGTTGGTTTAATATTTCTTGAAGCTTCTTAACTTtatctgcttttttttttgttccttgtTCATTATTGGCTTTCTTGCTACTGCATAGATTCAA from Medicago truncatula cultivar Jemalong A17 chromosome 8, MtrunA17r5.0-ANR, whole genome shotgun sequence includes the following:
- the LOC11438540 gene encoding protein trichome birefringence-like 14, whose amino-acid sequence is MKGGNSYSFRGRHVSVAVALVAIVLFSTLLWTWETNPIASTLRSAHEWYHIPSEFPAEVPIDSVGTTKPKKAVEKSLTPPTENETKLQVGVEGAAAVDSHPKSPESPFKKKVSPESPFQKKESSESSPRNEACDYAKGKWVADSRRPLYSGFGCKQWLSSMWSCRMTQRPNFSFEGYRWQPKNCDMQEFDRSKFLRKMKDKTIAFIGDSLGRQQFQSLMCMATGGEESPEVQNVGWEYDLVKHRGAIRPDGWAYRFTKTNTTILYYWSASLCDLVPLNITDKHTDVAMHLDRPPAFMRQYLHRFDVLVLNTGHHWNRGKLNANKWIMHVNGTPNEDKKIAEILNAKNLAIYSVVKWLDLQLVSHPRLKAFFRTLSPRHFFNGDWNTGGSCDNTIPLSNGSEVSLEGSSDPVIAGALNSTKIKILDITPLSQLRDEAHMSRYTIRGTLNSSDCLHWCLPGIPDTWNELLVAQI